In a genomic window of Nostoc sp. UHCC 0870:
- a CDS encoding DUF5132 domain-containing protein, whose protein sequence is MSPKITDFVEDAGAPGLIAGIGAVLLAPVLLPVFAGIGKPIAKSIIKGGIVAYEKSKGAFAELGETWEDIIAEAKAELAEDNETPAFESATNTIDTSADNGI, encoded by the coding sequence ATGTCCCCTAAAATCACCGACTTTGTTGAAGACGCTGGCGCACCTGGACTCATCGCTGGTATCGGTGCAGTCTTACTAGCTCCCGTACTTCTCCCTGTTTTCGCAGGTATTGGTAAACCCATAGCCAAGTCAATCATCAAAGGTGGAATCGTTGCTTATGAAAAAAGCAAAGGTGCTTTTGCTGAACTAGGCGAAACTTGGGAAGATATCATTGCTGAAGCCAAAGCTGAACTAGCAGAAGACAACGAAACACCAGCTTTTGAATCTGCTACTAATACAATTGATACTTCTGCTGATAATGGAATCTAG